A window of Phaseolus vulgaris cultivar G19833 chromosome 4, P. vulgaris v2.0, whole genome shotgun sequence genomic DNA:
AATATCTGGCCCAACTAGCTAGTGACACCTGTTCGGTTTCTTCCGTATGGATCAGAGGAGAACGGGCACAGAGTACCTCAAACAACACCACCCCAAAAGAGTACACATCAGACTTCTCCGTCAGCCGCTGCCGAATAAAATACTCCGGATCCAAATACCCAAAGCTGCCTTTCACGGCGGTGCTCACATGGGCCTTCGACATCTCATTTGGCCCTATTTTGGATAGCCCGAAGTCCGAAACTTTCGCCACCCACCTCTCGTCCAGCAAGATGTTCGTCGTTTTCACGTCCCGATGGATGATCATGTGCTTCGCGCCACTGTGAAGATAGCGTAGACCGCGCGCGGCGCCAATGCAAATCTTCAAGCGCTGCCTCCACGAGAGGGAGGGATTGTCGGTGCCGTAGAGATGGTCGCGAAGGTTTCCACGTCCCATATAGTCGTAAACCAGGATCATCTCTTTCTTATCGCAGCAGTAACCGATGAGTGATACCAGATGGCGGTGGCGGAGCTGTGAAAGCATCTGGATCTCgttcaagaactcgcaagcccCCTGCTGGGAACCCTGTCTAAGGCGCTTGATTGCGACGGGGATTGAACCGTCTTTGATGAAGCCCTTGTACACGTGGCCAAATCCCCCGTCGCCGACGATGAAGGCGCTGTCGAAGATTTTGGTGGCGGCTTTGATCTCGACGATGGTAAACCGACGGCATTGATCAGATGGCAGAGAAAAATTGTGGTCGTTGGTTGACTTCGTTAAGAACAACAGTGGAGTCCACTTGGAAGTGGTGGAGAACAGGACAAAGAAAACGACAAGCGAGATGAAAACAACACCGGATACTACCCCCGCCGTGATACCAATCATCCGCCTTCTGTTATTAATCGGGTCCGGTCCGGCGTGGCTGTTAGACTGAACCGGGTCTGGGTTGCGTCCGGCTAGGTTGTTTGATTCGGCTTCGCTGATTTTAAAGATCTCGAGACCGTTCAGGAAGGGGTCGCTGTATCTCGTATCCACACCGCTTTCGTAAGGGTGCATTTGAAGCGAGAGATTAAACCTTTTCTGATTACCATTCTTGGGAATCATAACGGCGTAGTTTTTGTGCACAGCTAGGCCTTTTTGTTTCTTACTCCATTTCATTACATCTGCACGTTCTTCAGCCAACTGGCTATTTATGTAAATGAAGAATTGTCTGTCAGCGATGTCATTGATAAGAGGATCAAGCTCGCAAAAGTGGAGCCTGAGAACGTAAGTGAAGCCACAATCAACGGGGAACACCCAAGTGAGGTAGCTGATTTTGTTCAGAGTGCCGTTTGTGCCCTGGCTACGCGCTGTTCTGAACAGTTCCTTCGGTGCCACGTAATCAGGATTCACGGTTATGTTCATCTCCCCATCGATGTCAGCTTGTAGGTCATTATTCTTTGgattttgtttaataaaataagGTAGTTCGTCAGCCCAATCCCTAAACAAACCGGTGTCGTTTTGTGGCGGGATTTCTTGGCCTCCAGAGTTGATTCTATACTCAGTCTGGAGCGCATCGCTGGTTCCAACGCTTAATAGCGTACCATGTCCCACTAGCGTGAATCCTATATCATTTCGTTGAGTATAATATAAATCCGTTGGCATGGAAAGCACCTCAATTCCGTTGATGAAAGCGTAGGAGTTTGGATCGGATGGAGTGAAGGTGACGATAAGCCTCTCACCGTGGTTGACGTTGACCACGTATTCTCGGAAGATAGTCTGAGTGGCTTGAGCGTCGGCGTGAAGAGAGGCGTTGAAAGCGTTGAGGAGAGTGAATTGGTTGGATTGATGGGTGAAAGAAGCTTGGTTGCGGGGAAAGGAAGGGTAGTCGGAAGGGTAGAAGAAGAGGCGAATGAATTTGGGGCCTGGGGAGACGGGGAAGGAGTAGTTGAATTGGGAACGGGACAAGCGTGCACTGGAGTAGGGGATTTGATTGGTGGAAGGAGACTGTGTTGTTGCCTTCTCTGAAACGGAGCCGTCTTTGAAAGATAAGTACTTTGTGTCTTCGTCGCCGATCCACCTTCTTTGACCGTCGAAGGATATCCCGGTGGAGCCGCAACTGATGGTGAAAATATCCTCCGGGGTGTAGGCCTGGAGATGTACGGAGAAGTgtagaaggaagaagaagagtgtCAAGGAGGTGATGAAGGTGATAGCCATTGTTTCTGGTGGGAGGGAACAGAAGTGAATGAAGTCGCGAAAGACTTATCATGAGTGTTAGGTTAGAATTACATGGAAGGCATGGAGAAAAGAACATGCAGCGTTGTTTGTTAGCGAAAGCTCACTGCCTGTCTATTTAGTTGACGGTTTCTTCTTCAGTATAGAACAAAAAAATATACAgataacattaattttataaattttaatttttcattaaatttaattatattttaccactcttataaaattaaaattttgaatactGATAAAATGAATGATATAAGTGGTAAGATGGTAAATTTATAACATTCTTATTCAATTTTGAGCTCCTTATACTTCACACACATGACTATTTTCTTAACCTAAATATTATCCTCCATCGAATTTAAATTAGTGTGAATAAATAATTATCGTTTCTTTCAacgttttttgtttttttttttcaggtcaggtgcttttttttatatcaaatatttatttttttatttatatttttcattttttttgttaaatttaatttgtatcttcatttaacttatattttgaatattcaTATAATACTAAATTCAATATTCTCTCTTTTAGATAATCAAGTTTCAAGATAATTATTAAtcgtaatttaaattttgaattttaacaacccatgttataaaaatattatgtctttaaattttattagttaaatttaatttttatcttcatttacttatatttttaatattgatatAATACTTGATTAAAGATACGGTCCCatgttataaaaatattgtgTCTTAAATCTTAATTTAATCAAGCAATTTTGATAACCTCTTCCTAGACATAAAAATACTATACTTTtaatctatttatatttaatacaaaaatatatttattatcaagAAAAGCATAGATGTTAGAGTTAAGCATGgactaataaaattattttttaatttattaattagaaATATTAGTACAGATTGGGCCAAcgcatatttttttaattttttttacaaacttATGAAGTTTTATTTCGTAAATGTGTTGGTTATGACGATACATACGTGtgttaactttaaaaaaaatttgacgatatcttttaaattttttttagagGATATCATTCAATTCTTTGTTAATGATAAGTAAATgtaattaaaatagtttaattgTTAAGCTGGTTATAAATGTTAAAAGTGAATTGGAGTATTATTCTTTTGATTAATATTTGATAtaattaaagaagaattcctaatattaaaattattaaaaataaaaatttgaaaagatTAAGAAAGAAATGAAATACAAAGATACAAACTGTtgagtaaataaaataataggtAGAAGAa
This region includes:
- the LOC137837000 gene encoding receptor-like protein kinase FERONIA, which codes for MAITFITSLTLFFFLLHFSVHLQAYTPEDIFTISCGSTGISFDGQRRWIGDEDTKYLSFKDGSVSEKATTQSPSTNQIPYSSARLSRSQFNYSFPVSPGPKFIRLFFYPSDYPSFPRNQASFTHQSNQFTLLNAFNASLHADAQATQTIFREYVVNVNHGERLIVTFTPSDPNSYAFINGIEVLSMPTDLYYTQRNDIGFTLVGHGTLLSVGTSDALQTEYRINSGGQEIPPQNDTGLFRDWADELPYFIKQNPKNNDLQADIDGEMNITVNPDYVAPKELFRTARSQGTNGTLNKISYLTWVFPVDCGFTYVLRLHFCELDPLINDIADRQFFIYINSQLAEERADVMKWSKKQKGLAVHKNYAVMIPKNGNQKRFNLSLQMHPYESGVDTRYSDPFLNGLEIFKISEAESNNLAGRNPDPVQSNSHAGPDPINNRRRMIGITAGVVSGVVFISLVVFFVLFSTTSKWTPLLFLTKSTNDHNFSLPSDQCRRFTIVEIKAATKIFDSAFIVGDGGFGHVYKGFIKDGSIPVAIKRLRQGSQQGACEFLNEIQMLSQLRHRHLVSLIGYCCDKKEMILVYDYMGRGNLRDHLYGTDNPSLSWRQRLKICIGAARGLRYLHSGAKHMIIHRDVKTTNILLDERWVAKVSDFGLSKIGPNEMSKAHVSTAVKGSFGYLDPEYFIRQRLTEKSDVYSFGVVLFEVLCARSPLIHTEETEQVSLASWARYCYQNGTVAEIVDPILKGKIAPQCFAMFCEIGISCLSQEGMQRPSMNDVVLMLESALKLQESADESEEGVREDVIDTEEHHNNSKDNDKLMLELFSEIVDPKPR